A section of the Myxocyprinus asiaticus isolate MX2 ecotype Aquarium Trade chromosome 40, UBuf_Myxa_2, whole genome shotgun sequence genome encodes:
- the LOC127431047 gene encoding putative bifunctional UDP-N-acetylglucosamine transferase and deubiquitinase ALG13 produces MQKALKKYFVNMDEYLASIGLYRKMMARDASCLFRAVSEQLYYSQNYHQRIRKECVNFMRANRCNFEPFVEGSFEKYLERLEDPKETAGQVEIKALSLLYRRCFVIYRYPGKPPTEIAEEDNLPKVLLCCSNNGHYDIVYPKNYPMNAAICQALLYELLYTRALGVEEEELQMALEGFRGMGRRYRNSQSMCSEEAGYDTPEDRTQREDWEPNGQNRSEDKAKAGAEDQKATEGSGKLALPYKVLKALEPELYRNVEFDVWHDSRKELQKTDYMVFAGRQYFLGDKCQVRLDPKGKYYNAFIQEVGTHTTAVTVFIEELGEKHLVSLTNLKPVNPVPAWNITPSRKGNSYNHPEQYAGELDPELRGRRRFFKKPRGKEMLMAVSYSRPQTGLPPRLQPGPGNIHPVRSPGVHGPALPPAGLAYEHYRPHPPHRHPRGYGPPSSARFLNRHHLFEPEMAYYPSPGKRCYQSYDNYSFRSRSRRRQMHTLNKECLSCVPEPGEETQDVEGSITFYEIEETDESAFSPIPGQAVPSPMVPGATAYWVPRVPSPVPPSGKQHMTSSEEDPDERSTTADQGEYAEEYLYSASEAGFQSPSVYAAAAESTTNLTIQEGSSRAGSPQEGVATYSYSQQVVVKSSVISSSQPINSAPAAIFTSNSSSSSSGSSQTPPNPLQPNNILTPGQPPPQNVLGRSAVPWFVNELGEPVAMAPPPPYSYDPNGSDLPRDCKVLQYYYNLGVQWYQQSYWHSMVHMQQVYPQSAAESQFQAYQGNASAADHTVPQAYPEPVRVCPHPQGDTHSNGTTLAMEPPPTVVPGTVYYPLVQEQCGQPPLHPTYEPYVPVLSTTYHYLTPWTPGAGQHPRIHHATYCPSSHTPVNYISTPTHPTHLQHSQFV; encoded by the exons ATGCAGAAAGCCTTGAAGAAGTATTTTGTAAACATGGACGAGTACCTGGCCAGCATCGGGCTCTACCGAAAAATGATGGCGAGAGACGCGTCCTGTCTGTTTCGAGCTGTTTCTGAGCAG ctTTATTACTCCCAGAATTACCATCAAAGAATTCGAAAAGAGTGTGTCAACTTCATGAGGGCAAACAGATGCAACTTTGAGCCT TTTGTTGAAGGATCATTTGAGAAGTATTTGGAACGTTTGGAGGATCCTAAG GAAACTGCAGGTCAAGTGGAGATAAAAGCATTGTCTTTACTGTACAG GCGGTGCTTTGTCATTTACAGGTATCCAGGTAAGCCGCCAACAGAGATTGCAGAGGAGGACAATTTACCAAAG GTTTTGCTGTGTTGCTCAAACAATGGCCACTATGACATTGTATACCCCAAGAATTATCCAATGAATGCGGCAATATGTCAGG CTCTGTTGTATGAACTGTTATACACTCGTGCCCTGGGCGTTGAGGAGGAAGAGCTGCAGATGGCGCTGGAGGGATTCAGAGGAATGGGGCGGCGGTACAGAAACAGCCAGTCTATGTGCAGTGAGGAGGCTGGCTATGATACCCCAGAGGACCGCACTCAAAG AGAGGATTGGGAGCCGAACGGTCAGAACCGCTCCGAAGACAAAGCCAAAGCTGGAGCTGAGGACCAGAAG GCTACAGAAGGGTCAGGAAAACTGGCTCTACCGTACAAGGTACTGAAGGCCTTAGAGCCAGAGCTGTACCGCAATGTGGAATTTGACGTGTGGCATGACAGCCGCAAAG AGCTACAGAAGACTGATTACATGGTGTTTGCTGGCAGGCAGTATTTTTTGGGAGATAAATGTCAG GTCCGTTTAGATCCAAAGGGAAAGTATTACAATGCTTTCATACAGGAAGTAGGGACTCACACCACTGCTGTGACTGTGTTCATTGAAGAGCTTGGAGAAAA GCACCTGGTTTCCTTGACCAATCTGAAGCCAGTGAATCCTGTGCCAGCCTGGAACATCACGCCAAGCAGAAAGGGAAACTCCTACAACCATCCAGAGCAGTACGCTGGAGAATTAG ACCCAGAGCTGCGCGGGAGGCGACGGTTCTTCAAGAAGCCTCGTGGTAAGGAGATGTTGATGGCAGTGTCTTACAGTCGTCCTCAGACTGGTTTACCTCCCCGCCTGCAACCCGGGCCTGGAAACATTCACCCTGTCCGTTCTCCAGGAGTGCACGGCCCGGCTCTACCTCCTGCAGGTCTGGCCTATGAACACTACCGACCTCACCCTCCGCACAGACATCCTCGTGGGTACGGACCACCCAG TTCGGCCCGATTCCTGAACCGACACCACCTTTTTGAACCAGAGATGGCCTATTATCCCAGTCCCGGCAAGCGCTGCTACCAGAGTTATGATAACTACTCATTCAGGTCTCG gagtcGTCGACGGCAGATGCACACTCTAAATAAAGAGTGTCTGAGCTGTGTTCCTGAGCCAGGAGAGGAAACCCAGGACGTGGAGGGCAGTATCACCTTCTATGAGATTGAAGAGACTGATGAAAGTGCCTTCTCACCAATACCA GGTCAAGCGGTCCCCAGCCCCATGGTTCCAGGGGCCACTGCTTACTGGGTGCCAAGGGTCCCCAGTCCAGTCCCTCCATCAGGCAAACAGCACATGACATCATCAGAGGAGGACCCTGATGAAAGGAGCACTACTGCTGACCAAG GTGAATACGCAGAGGAGTACCTCTACTCTGCCTCAG AGGCTGGATTTCAGAGTCCATCTGTGTATGCTGCAGCAGCTGAGTCTACCACCAATCTG ACCATTCAAGAAGGCAGTTCTCGCGCTGGGTCGCCACAAGAGGGTGTCGCTACCTACAGTTACTCTCAACAG GTGGTTGTGAAGTCATCTGTCATCTCTTCCTCTCAGCCAATTAACTCGGCCCCGGCAGCAATCTTCACCTCAAACTCCTCCTCTTCATCCTCTGGGAGCTCTCAGACCCCTCCAAACCCCCTCCAGCCCAACAACATCCTCACACCTGGACAGCCTCCACCACAGAATGTTCTGGGAAGATCTG CAGTTCCGTGGTTTGTGAATGAGCTGGGAGAGCCGGTTGCCATGGCACCACCTCCGCCCTACTCTTATGACCCCAATGGCAGCGACCTTCCAAGAG ATTGTAAAGTTCTCCAGTACTACTACAATTTGGGGGTTCAG TGGTATCAGCAGAGTTACTGGCACTCTATGGTGCACATGCAGCAGGTTTACCCGCAGTCAGCTGCAGAGTCTCAGTTCCAGGCATACCAGGGCAACGCTTCTGCCGCTGATCACACCGTACCCCAGGCCTACCCTGAGCCGGTTCGCGTGTGTCCCCATCCACAAGGAGATACGCACAGCAATG GCACCACTCTGGCTATGGAGCCCCCTCCCACGGTGGTCCCCGGCACAGTGTACTATCCCCTGGTACAGGAGCAGTGTGGCCAGCCACCGTTACACCCCACCTATGAGCCCTATGTTCCCGTGCTCTCCACAACATACCACTACCTCACGCCCTGGACGCCCGGTGCCGGGCAGCATCCTCGAATCCACCATGCCACCTATTGCCCATCCTCTCACACCCCCGTCAACTATATCAGCACCCCCACTCACCCCACGCACCTGCAGCACTCACAGTTCGTCTAA